Proteins co-encoded in one Granulicella cerasi genomic window:
- a CDS encoding glutathione peroxidase has protein sequence MSTIANIPVNLNSGETTSLGAYAGKVLLVTNVASKCGFTKQYDGLEKMYEQYKAQGFEVLAFPANDFGAQEPGTNAEISSFCQLNFGVQFPIFEKITVVGEEKLRYTPR, from the coding sequence ATGTCGACGATTGCCAATATTCCGGTGAACCTGAACTCCGGCGAGACCACCTCGCTGGGTGCGTATGCGGGCAAAGTCCTGCTGGTAACGAACGTGGCTTCCAAGTGCGGCTTTACGAAGCAGTACGACGGCCTCGAGAAGATGTACGAGCAATATAAGGCGCAAGGGTTTGAAGTGCTGGCGTTTCCAGCCAATGATTTTGGCGCGCAGGAGCCGGGCACGAACGCGGAGATTTCGTCGTTCTGCCAGCTGAACTTCGGCGTGCAGTTTCCGATCTTCGAGAAGATCACCGTCGTGGGTGAAGAGAAGCTCCGCTATACGCCGCGCTGA